A window of Melopsittacus undulatus isolate bMelUnd1 chromosome 2, bMelUnd1.mat.Z, whole genome shotgun sequence contains these coding sequences:
- the PWP2 gene encoding periodic tryptophan protein 2 homolog, protein MKFAYRFSGLLGTVYRRGNLSFTRDGSSLISPVGNRISVFDLKNNKCETFPLATRLNIVCVGLSPDGSLAILIDEEGAALLVSLIGKCVIHHFYFHKPVHSVSFSPDGKKFVITKDNVALMYHAPGKKREFNAFVLDKTYYGPYDETTCIDWTDDSKCFAVGSKDMSTWVFGAERWANLIYYSLGGHKDVIVACFFEENSLDLYTISQDAALCVWQCDTELDGLKPMPPKNAAREKDAAGDDEEFLEEPKGEEIHGKANPSEQEAREKVKYSRVAKYFFNKEGDFNNLTCAAYHKKTHLLVTGFASGIFHLHELPDFNLIHSLSISDQRIASVTINCTGDWIAFGCSGLGQLLVWEWQSESYVLKQQGHFNSMVSLAYSPDGQYIVTGGEDGKVKVWNTSSSFCFVTFTEHTSGVTAVTFTSNGYVILSASLDGTVRAFDLHRYRNFRTFTSPRPRQFSCLAVDSSGEIVSAGSQDSFEIFIWSMQSGRLLDVLSGHEGPISSLSFNPMKCVLASASWDKTVKLWDMLESWRTKETFILNSDVLVVAFRPDGKELAVAALNGEITFWDHESAVQTGSIEGRHDLQMGRKELDKITAKQSAKGKSFTTLCYSADGQSILAGGLSKFVCIYNVKEQLLMKKFEISCNFSLDAMEEYLDRRKMTEFGSMALIDGGTGDEDGVAIPLPGVKRGDMSYRHFKPEIRVTCLQFSPTGRSWAATTTEGLLIYSLDSGLIFDPFELDIDVTPSNIRKTLHQKEYTKAIVMAFKLNEKKLIQEVIESVPSDEVDVVCSSLPDLYVEKVLEFLASAFEISCHLEFYLTWANKLLMMHGQKLKTRSVKLLPVIQFLQKSIQRHFEDVSKLCEWNIYNIKYALAMSQQRGMKRLAEEPTEDEENLDSDSDYLMQEVHKDNSSS, encoded by the exons ATGAAGTTCGCGTACCGA TTCTCCGGCCTGCTGGGCACCGTGTACCGCCGCGGGAACCTCAGCTTCACCCGCGATGGCAGCTCCCTCATCAGCCCCGTGGGGAACAGGATCTCCGTCTTTGACCTGAAGAA taatAAGTGTGAGACATTCCCATTGGCTACACGGCTTAATATTGTGTGTGTGGGACTCTCTCCAGATGGAAGTCTTGCCATTCTGATTGATGAAG AGGGAGCTGCCTTGCTTGTCAGTCTGATTGGGAAATGTGTAATACATCACTTTTACTTTCACAAGCCAGTTCACAGTGTGAGCTTTTCACCTGATGGCAA GAAATTTGTGATTACAAAAGACAACGTTGCTCTTATGTACCATGCTcctgggaagaaaagagaatttaatGCATTTGTTCTGGACAAAACTTACTACGGTCCATATGATGAAACAACTTGTATTGACTGGACTGATGATTCCAA ATGTTTTGCAGTAGGGAGCAAGGACATGTCTACATGGGTGTTTGGAGCAGAACGATGGGCAAACTTGATCTACTACTCACTTGGAGGTCACAAGGATGTAATAGTGGCCTGCTTTTTTGAAGAGAACAGTCTAGAT CTGTATACAATTAGCCAGGATGCAGCTCTCTGTGTGTGGCAGTGTGATACAGAGCTTGATGGTTTGAAGCCCATGCCCCCTAAAAATGCAGCTAGAGAAAAGGATGCAGCAGGAGATGATGAAGAGTTTCTTGAAGAGCCAAAGGGTGAAGAAATTCATGGAAAAGCCAATCCAAGTGAACAAGAGGCTAGAGAAAAGGTTAAATATTCACGTGTTGCAAA GTATTTTTTCAATAAGGAAGGAGATTTTAATAACCTGACATGTGCAGCCTATCACAAGAAAACACACCTTTTAGTCACTGGTTTTGCCTCTGGAATCTTTCACCTCCATGAGCTTCCAGATTTCAATCTTATCCACTCGTTGAG TATTTCAGACCAAAGGATAGCTTCTGTTACTATCAACTGTACTGGTGACTGGATTGCCTTTGGATGTTCAG GTTTGGGTCAGCTCCTGGTGTGGGAATGGCAAAGCGAGTCCTACGTGCTGAAGCAGCAGGGTCATTTCAACAGCATGGTTTCATTAGCATATTCTCCAGATGGACAATACATTGTAACTGGAGGGGAGGATGGGAAA GTGAAGGTGTGGAACACTTCAAGTAGCTTCTGTTTTGTCACTTTTACAGAACATACCAGTGGTGTGACTGCTGTAACTTTTACTTCCAATGGTTATGTCATTTTGAGTGCTTCCCTAGATGGAACAGTGCGTGCTTTTGATCTACACAG ATACCGCAACTTCCGTACCTTTACATCTCCACGACCACGTCAGTTCTCCTGTTTAGCTGTGGATTCCAGTGGTGAGATTGTGTCAGCTGGTTCCCAGGATTCCTTTGAAATATTCATCTGGTCAATGCAGAGTGGGAGGCTGCTAGAT gtCTTATCAGGTCATGAGGGCCCCATCAGCAGTTTGTCCTTTAACCCAATGAAGTGTGTTCTAGCTAGTGCCTCTTGGGATAAAACTGTCAAGTTATGGGATATGTTAGAAAGCTGGAGAACTAAAGAGACATTTATATTGAACTCAGATG TTCTTGTTGTTGCTTTCCGTCCTGATGGCAAGGAGCTTGCAGTTGCTGCTTTGAATGGAGAGATAACGTTTTGGGATCATGAAAGTGCAGTGCAAACTGGCTCAATTGAGGGAAGGCATGACCTCCAgatgggaaggaaggagctTGACAAAATAACTGCCAAACAGTCAGCCAAGGGAAA ATCTTTTACTACTCTGTGTTACTCAGCAGATGGTCAGTCTATTCTGGCAGGTGGATTGTCAAAATTTGTCTGTATATATAATGTCAAGGAGCAGCTTCTCATGAAAAAATTTGAAATCTCATGCAACTTTTCTTTAGATGCAATGGAG GAGTACTTAGATcggagaaaaatgactgaatttGGCAGCATGGCTCTGATTGATGGAGGAACTGGAGATGAAGATGGTGTTGCCATTCCCCTTCCTGGAGTAAAAAGAG GTGACATGAGTTATCGACattttaaaccagaaataagAGTAACTTGCTTGCAATTTTCTCCTACAG GACGAAGTTGGGCAGCTACCACCACAGAGGGTCTCCTTATCTATTCACTGGACTCTGGGCTAATTTTTGATCCTTTTGAGCTGGATATTGATGTCACACCCAGCAATATACGAAAAacactgcatcaaaaggaatacACTAAGGCTATTGTCATGGCCTTCaagctgaatgaaaaaaaactaATTCAGGAGGTCATAGAGTCTGTACCTAGTGATGAAG TTGATGTTGTCTGCTCATCACTCCCAGACCTGTATGTGGAGAAAGTATTGGAGTTCCTGGCCTCTGCATTTGAGATATCTTGTCATTTAGAGTTCTATCTTACTTGGGCTAATAAGTTGCTCATGATGCATggacagaaactgaaaacaag GTCAGTGAAGCTGCTCCCTGTGATCCAGTTCCTTCAGAAAAGCATCCAACGTCATTTTGAAGATGTTTCAAAACT ctgtGAATGGAATATCTACAATATTAAATATGCATTGGCCATGTCACAACAGCGGGGTATGAAACGTCTGGCAGAAGAACcaacagaagatgaagaaaacttGGATTCTGATAGTGATTATCTTATGCAAGAAGTTCATAAAGATAATTCAAGTTCCTAG